A segment of the Streptomyces sp. NBC_00376 genome:
TCCAGACCCACCCCGAGCAGCGCGAGCAGGTGCTCGGCGGTCAGGTGCCGTGGGAGAACGTGATCGAGGAGACCCTGCGCTGGAACACCCCCACGTCGCACGTCCTGATCCGGTTCGCCACCGAGGACGTCGAGGTCGGCGACAAGGTCCTGCCCAAGGGCGAGGCGCTGATCGTCTCCTTCGGCGCGCTCGGCCGCGACGAGGCGCACCACGGTCCGACGGCCGGTGACTTCGACGTCACCCGCTCCCCCAACCGGCACATCGCGTTCGGCCACGGCCCGCACGTCTGCCCGGGTGCGGCGCTCTCCAGGCTGGAGGCGGGCGTGGCACTGCCCGCGCTGTACGAGCGGTTCCCGGAGCTGGAGCTCGCCGTGCCCGCGTCCGAGCTGCGGAACAAGCCGATCGTCACCCAGAACGACCTGCATGACCTGCCGGTGGATCTGGGCTGACCGGCACTCCCCGTACGCCGTCCACGGACCGGCGCGGGTGTCTCATCCGACGGACACGGTGCTCGGCCGTGTCCGGGAGGCACTACGCTCCGGTTCGTGGCCGATATCCAGATTCCCGCTGACATCAAGCCCGCCGACGGACGCTTCGGCGCCGGTCCTTCCAAGGTGCGGACGGAGGCGCTCGACGCGCTCGCCGCCACCGGCACGTCTCTTCTCGGTACGTCCCACCGCCAGGCCCCGGTCAAGAACCTGGTCGGCGCGGTGCGTCAGGGCGTGCGCGACCTCTTCTCCCTCCCCGAGGGCTACGAGGTGATCCTGGGCAACGGCGGCTCCACCGCCTTCTGGGACATCGCGACGCACGGACTCATCGAGACGAAGTCCCAGCACCTCAACTTCGGCGAGTTCTCGTCGAAGTTCGCGAAGGCCGCCAAGCTCGCCCCATGGCTGGCCGACCCGACCGTGATCGCCTCCGACCCGGGCACCCACCCGGACCCGCGGGCCGAGGCGGGCGTCGACGTGTACGCCTTCACGCACAACGAGACCTCGACCGGTGTCGCCGCTCCGGTGAAGCGCGTCGCGGGCGCCGACGAGGGCTCCCTGGTCCTGGTGGACGCCACCTCCGGCGCGGGCGGCCTGCCGGTCGACATCACCGAGTCGGACGTCTACTACTTCGCCCCGCAGAAGTCCTTCGCCTCCGACGGCGGCCTGTGGATCGGCGTCTTCTCCCCGGCGGCCCTGGAGCGCGCCGCGCGCGTCCACGCCTCGGGCCGGCACATCCCGGAGTTCTTCTCGCTGCCCACGGCGATCGACAACTCCCTGAAGAACCAGACGTACAACACCCCGGCCCTGGCCACGCTGTTCCTCCTGAACGAGCAGCTGACCTGGATGAACACCCAGGGCGGCCTGGACTTCACCACCGCCCGCACGGCCGCCTCGGCGCAGAACCTGTACGGCTGGGCCGAGGAGTCGAAGTACGCGACCCCGTTCGTCACCGACCCGGCGAAGCGCTCGCAGGTCATCGGCACGATCGACTTCGCGGACGAGATCGACGCCACCGCCGTCGCCAAGGCCCTGCGCGCCAACGGCATCGTCGACACCGAGCCGTACCGCAAGCTGGGCCGCAACCAGCTGCGCGTGGCGATGTTCCCGGCGATCGACCCGTCGGACGTCCAGGCGCTGACCGCCTGCATCGACTACGTGATCGAGAAGCTGTAACGAGTACCCGTACGAGGAAGGGCTCCGCGCCGTTTGCGCGGGGCCCTTCCTCGTTCACTCGGTCGGGTGGCGGAGTGCCGCAGGGGCGCGGGCGCCCGGGTCGGAGGCATCATCACCATCGCCCCGCTCGCGGACGCCCGGCACGCCAAGGTGCTGACCGATGTCATGGTTCATCTGTTTGCCGCAGGCCTCGATGGTGAGGAAACCGACGTACTCCAGAAGATCGGCCTGTGGCTCCCAGGCGGCCTCGAGGACTACGCCATCCCCGACCCGGCGATCGTCGACGCCGATCTCGACGAGCATCTGGTCGAGAACAACTGCTACGACCCCGCCGTCTTCCGCCTCGTGCTGGAGGTCACCTCCAGCAACTACAACAACGACCTGCGCAACAAGGTCGCTGCCTACGCCGAGGCAAAGATCCCGGTGTACGTGATCACCGACCGCAGGCACGGGCGGGTGCACGCCCTGACCGAGCCCATCGGCGGCGGCTACGACAGCCACCAGATGTACGCCCCCGGGCAGACCGTCACCCTCCCCGAGTCGATCGGCGCCCCGGTGACCCTCGACGTCGACGAGCTCGTCCGGGCCGGCCGCCCCCGCGCCTGATCACCCGGCCGCCGCCACCAGCACCTCCCGGAGCCGGGCTATGCCCGGGGCCCACTCCTTGTCCCCCGCGTCGTCCCACAGCTCGCGCAGCTCCGAATTCTCGCCCAGCACCGCGTCGAGGGCCTTCACCGCGAGGGGGCGCAGGTCCGTCGCGAGGACGGGCAGGGGATTGTCGGGGCCGTACGGGGTGGTCACCGGCTCACCGCCAGGGCACTGGGAGGCGACCAGCGCGGCCGCCGCGACGGCGGGAGCGCCCTCGTCGCTGTCCAGGTAGTCCGCCTCGATCGCGGCGGTCAACGCGTCACGGATCACCGCTTCCCGCTCCGCCGCCGGCTTGTCGTCGATCTTCCCGGAGAAGTCGGCGGCGCTGTCGTTGTCGAAATGGCCGGTGTCCCAGGTGCCCATGAGGTTCCCTCCGCAAGTGCTGTCCGTACGTGGGCCACTCTCACATCCACCACTGACAACGGCGGTTCGCTGCCAGCGCCGTTCGCCGTCGCACCACTCCTCCGTCGGCACCAGTCCCGCCGCGCCGGCCACGGCGGCGGAGGCATCGTGGTCCGGATGGATATGGGCGAGGACGGTACGCACCGGCCCCGACCCCGACCCCGTCGCCGTGCCCAGCAGGTGGGCCACCAGCCCCGCCGCGGCCTCACTCGCGTACCCGCGCCCCTGCCACCGTGTCCCGACCACCCAGGCGATCTCCGCCTCCGCGCCCGGCACGTCCACCGTCGCCTGGACGTATCCGGCCAGCCGGCCCTCATCGCGTACCCGCAGCACCCAGTTCCACCACCGCACCCCGGGGTCCGGCGAGCCGGCGGTCTGGCGTCGGTAGCGGGCCCGCAGCCCGTCGGCGGTCTCCGGGGCGCCTCCGGTGTACGTGTGCAGGGCCGGGTCGCCCAGCACCGCCGCCATTTCGTCCGCGTACGCGACCCGCAGCGGCAGGGCGTCCAGCCGCGCGGTGCCGAACGGCTCGGGTTCGAGGTTCATTCGCTCAGTTTCCCTTCCGGCGCCGCCCCCTGAAGACCAGGAATCCGATCCCGGCGAGCACGAGCACCCCGGTCAGGGTCGTCCCCTTCACGTCCCCCGAGCCCCCGTTCCCCGCCCCGGCGGACGAGGCCGACGAGTCGCCGCCCCCGGACGGCGACTGCCCGCCGCCACTGCCCCCGCCGTTCTCCACGTCCACCCGCTCCACATCGCTCTGCTGCCCCTCCGAGCCGAACATCAGCGCCGAGCCGTCCGCCGTGTACGTCACGGACTCCGCCTGCCGCTGGAGCGGGGCCGAGACCGCGTGGTCGGCGCCGAGCCTGCCGTTCTCGAAGGCGTAGCCCCGGGCGCTGAAGTAGGAGCGCAGCACCAGCTCCTTGCCGTCCGGCGAGAACGCACCGTCCGTCACCCACGGCACCTCGCCCACCCGCCGGAAGACATTGGCGGCGCCGGTGGTCAGTCTCTCGGGGCCCTCGTACAGCCCGCCGCCGTCCTCGTTCTTCGACGCGATGTAGACGCGTCCGGTCTTCGGGTGGACCATCAGCGCCTCCGCGTTGCGCGGGCCGTCCGCGTACTTCACGTCGAACTGGGTGGCCCGGACCGTCGCGTCCTTCAGTTCCTTCGGCTCCGGGAAGCGGTAGATCCAGACGTGGTCCCAGCTGCCGTTCAGGTTGTCGCCGATGTCACCGACGTACAGATCGCCGTCCGGTCCCAGCGAGATGGCCTCCACGTCGCGGGGTTCGCCCACCCCCTTCATGGTGATGGTCGCGACGGTCTTCCCGGTCCGGGAGTCGACGGCGTAGACGTACGGCCCGTCGTCGCTGTCGTTGTGCGTCCAGTAGATGCCGGGGTGGGCACGGCTCGCGGCGAGGCCGCTGGACTCGGTGATCCGGGGGTCCTCGATCGTGAAGCTCCGGTCGGCCCCGTCGTCGGCCACGGCCGGGGCCGCCCCGGCGAACAGGAGGAGCAGCGCGGCGGCTCCGGGCACAGTCAGGTACGAACGCATGGCACAAGTGTCCATCGTCACGTCGCAGGCGGCAGGAGTGATCCGCGATGATGACGCCATGCGGTTCACGTTTGTCGGCGATTCCATGACCATCGGCTGCGCCGGCGACTTCACCTGGCGCTACCGGATGTGGCAGCACCTCACCTCCACCCTCGGTGCGCCGTTCGCGATCGTCGGGCCGCGCAGCGCGCTTTACGACACGGTGGCGGGCGCCCCCGTCAGTCACGAGTACGGCGCGCCGGACTTCCCCGCCGGGGCCCGCGCCCATCTGGCCGGCTGGGGCGAGGGCTGGCTGCACATGGCCCCGGTGATCGCCGACACGGTGGCCGGGCACGGCACGGACGTCCTGCTCGTCTCGCTCGGCCTGATAGATCTCGGGTTCTACACGGACAGCGACCGGACCGCCCTGAACGCGCGGGCGTTCATCACGGCGGCGCGCACCGCCAACCCGCACGTCAAGATGGTCCTCATGCCCGTGATACCGAACATCCGGGCCGAGTCGGACGCCCCGTTCGCCGCCGAGTGCGACCGCTTCAACGAACTCCTGGCGAAGGCCGTCGCCGACCTGGACGACCCGATGTCCCCGGTCCTGCTGGCCTCCCGCCCCCCGGGTTACGACATCCACGACGACACCTACGACGGTACGCATCCCGGCCCGACCGGCGAGCACGCGCTGGCGGGCGCGTTCGCCGACGCGATGCATCAGGCGTGGGGGCTGGGCGGCCCGTACACGGCCCGGCCGTGAGCCGTCACGAAAGGGAACCGACATGACAGGAACGGCCACCCGGCACCTCTATCTCGTCCGGCACGGCGAGGCGGCGGGGGAGGACGACGGCAGCGCGCTGACGGAGGCCGGCCGCCGCCAGGCCCAGCTGCTCGGCCGGCGGCTGCGCGAGCACCCGATCTCGGTGGTGCGGCACGGCCCGCTGACCCGGGCCGCCGAGACGGCGAAGCTGATCGGCGGACAGCTCGACGGCGTCCCCGTCCGGGTCACCGAGACGGCCGACGACTACGTGCCGCACTTCCCGGACCGGGCGGAGCTGCCCGCCGACAGCGCCGACCGCTTCATGCGGTTCCTGGAACCGTGCACCGCCGAAGAGCGGCTGCGGGGACCGGAGTTGGCGCGCCGCGCCCTGACGGAGCTCACCGGTCCGCCGGAGGGCGACGAGGACGTCCACGAACTCGTCGTCACCCACAGCTTCCTGGTGTCCTGGCTGATGCGGGACGCCATGGACGCACCGAAGTGGCGCTGGCTCGGCCTCAACCACGGCAATGCCTCACTGACGGTGATCCGCTACGCCCCGGGCCGCCCGGCTTCGGTCCTGGTCTCCAACGACATGCGGCATCTGCCCGACGAGCTGTGCTGGACGGGTTTCCCGCCGGAACTGCGGGTCTGAGCCGGGGCCTCCCCGGGACATGCCCTAACCGTCGTTCGAGGAGGGCCGGGCCCGCACGTGCATCCGCTCCCCCTGCTGCCCGAACAGGCTGAGGAACTCGACCGGATCGGGCCCGGCACTCGCCCACGCGTGCGGCGTACGCGTGTCGAACTCGGCGACCTCACCGGCCGTGAGCACCAGATCGTGCTCGCCCAGCAGCAGCCGCAGCCGCCCCGCCAGCACGTACAGCCACTCGTACCCCTCGTGCACCCGCTGCTCCAGCGGCCCCGTGGACCCTCGGCCGCCCGGCAGGATCTGCTTGTACGCGTGCAGCCCGCCCAGGTGCCGGGTGAGCGGCACGAACGTCATGCCGTCGCGGGTGAAGGGGCGGAAGTGGATGCGCGGGTCACCGGTGGCCGGGGCGCCGACCAGTTCGTCCAGCTGGACCCCGTACGCCTTGGCCAGCGGCAACAGCAGTTCGAGCGTGGGCTTGCGGCCGCCGGACTCCAGGCGCGAGAGGGTGCTCAGCGAGATCCCGGTCGTCTCGCTGAGCTGGGCCAGGGTCGTGCCGCGTTCCTGGCGCAGGGCACGCAGGCGCGGCCCGACGCCTGTCAGGACGGTCGTGATCTCGTCGTCCGGTCGTTCCGCGTGCTCCGCGCCGTCTGCCATGGGCCCCATCATGTCCCCACTGTTTGCCGACGTGGCAACCGGGCGCGTCAGGAGGACAGGATCATGGCCAGCGAGAGCCGGGTCAGTTCGTCGGTCAGCCATTCGGCGTCGACCTGGCGGGGCCGTCGGCCGTGGTGGGCCATGAGTTCGTCCACCGCGTGGTTCAGCACCGTGACGGTGACCTTGTGGTCCCTGGCCACCGCCTCGCCCCGGCGCACGGCCCGCTCGGCCTCGGACGTCAGGAACTCGATCCACATCGCCCGCCAGGTCGCGAGGTGGTTGTCCACCTCCCGGCTCACCCCGAGCACCTCGACGAAGGCCACCCGCGCCGCGCACTTGTCCTCGGTGACCGCCTTCACGTAGGCCTCGAAGAGCCGCCGGACCCGTTCCGTCGTCGGGCAGTCCTCCATGCCCTCCGCCATCAGGGCGTTCTCGGCCGCGCGCAGCCCGTGCGTCGCCACCTCGTCGTAGAGCGCCATCAGCAGCACCTCCCGGGAGAGGAACTCCTGATGGAAGACATGGGAGGGCACCTTCGCGCGGGCGCACAACTCCTCGACGCCGGTGCGCGCGTACCCGTACGCACCGAACAACTCGCGCCCCGCCCGCAGGAGTCGGTCCCGGGATCCCAGGAGCTCCATGGGCTGCTTGACCCCGTTCCGTCGGCTCACCACGACACCCGTCATCGGTCCTCCTTCGTCGTCCGTACCGCTGCCCCCACTCTTCCCGCTCCTCTCGGTCGGTGGTGGGTCCGCCACGCACTGAGGACTCCATCACTTCCCAGGTTCCCCCGCCTCCGGAACTCCCCGAGAAACAACCCTCGGGGGGCGCGAGAACTGCCCCTTCACGCCTCGGCGCAGGCGCCCCCGCCCCCGTGACGGGACCGTACGGGCGGGGTTGTCGGCCCCGTCCCTCCCACCTGCCAGGCCGGCGCCGGGCGGGTTCGCCGGGCTCTGCCCAACTGGGCCGCGCCGCCTTGTGAATCTACGATTTCCCCAGGTGGAAAGGGGGTCCACATGGACCGGAACATACGCTCGACGGATGACGTACTGCGGCTCATGGACGGCCTGTTCGCACGGGGCGCCGACCGGTGGACGGCCGACGCGGGCTCCTGGTGGGACGGCTTCTACGCGGACCGGGAGAAGCCCGTGCCGTTCTTCGTGGCGAAGCCGGACGAGAACCTCGTCTCGTACGTCGAGCGCGGGCTGATCGCCCCCGGCCGCGTCCTGGATCTCGGCTGCGGGCCCGGTCGCAACGCCATCCATCTGGCGTCCCTGGGCTTCGAGGTCGACGCGGTGGACCTTTCCCCGTCGGCCCTAGCCTGGGCAGAGGACCGTGCCCGCGAGGCGGGGGCGGACGTCCGGTTCCACCACGGCGACGTCTTCGAACTCGCGGCGACGGAGCCGACGCTGTCCGGCCCGTACGACCTGGTCCACGACTCCGGCTGCTTCCACCACCTGCCGCCGCACCGCCGCATCAGCTACCTCGCCCTGCTCGACCGGGCCCTCGCCCCCGGCGGCGGTTTCGCCCTCACCTGCTTCGCGTCCGGCGAGGGCGGCATGGGCTCCGAACTCCCCGACGATGCCTTCTACGACCGGGAGGGACTTCGGGGCGGGCTCCAGGGCGGACTCGCCTACACGCCGGAGTCGTTGCGCCGGATCTTCTCCGGTCTGACGGAGATCGAGCTCCGCCGGATGCACGACGAGCCGTCCGACTCCCCGCTCTTCGGCGAACCGTTCCTCTGGACGGCCCTGTTCCGCCGGCCCGCCGCAGAGACCACCTGACCTGCCTGGGCCCGCCCGGCCCCGGCATCAGGAAGCCGCAGCACCGCCCGCGTCCAGCGCCGGGGCGATCACGGCGAAGGCCCGGTCCAGCAACGCGGCCGGGTCCTCGGCGCCATCGCTGTCGCTCCACCGCCGCAGCACGGCGTCGAAGGCGGCCAGCGCCATTCCGGCGGCCAGCTGCGGGTACAGATCAGTGTCGGGCCCGAGCCCCGTACGGTCCGTCAGCTCCGCCGTCAGATCATCGCGCCACTGCGCCTGACGCTCCATGAAGCGTGCCCGCAGGGCGGGCGTACGCAGGATCAGCTGGACCACGCGCAGCGCCCGCTCCGCGTGGTCGGGGTGGGAGCAGGCGGCGAAGGAGACCGAGACGGCGCGCAGCAGCGCCACGGACGGGCGCTCCCCGGCGGGGCGGGCCGCCAGCTCCTCGCACATACCGGCGCCCATGTCGGCCAGGAACTGGACGACCACGTCCTCCTTGGACGCGAAGTACCGGAAGAACGTCCGCTTGGACACACCGGCGGCGGTGACGATCTCGTCGACGGTGACCGCGTCGAACCCCTTCGACGCCAGCAGTTGCAGCGCGGCTTCGGTCAGCTCGCCCGAGACGAGCAGGCGCTTGCGCTGGGCCATGGTCACTTCGGGGCGAGAGCTCACCCACCAATGGTAACCCCATGCCCTTCATGACACCCAGACGCATCTTGACACCGAGTGCCAGCAGGGGCAACGTGTGTCACATGACACGGCAACAGCAGTGGACCACCGAGCAGATCCCGGACCAGACCGGCCGGGTCTCCGTCGTCACCGGAGCCAACAGCGGCCTGGGCCTGGCGACCGCGCGGGCGCTCGCCCTCCGGGGCGGGCACGTGATCCTCGCCGTACGCGACGAGGAGAAGGGCCGCCGGGCGGCCGGGGAGATCACCGCCGGACAGCCGGACGCCCGCCTGGAGGTACGCCGGCTCGACCTGGCGGACCTGGAATCGGTCCGGGCCTTCGCCGACCGCCTGCACGCCGAACACCCACGGCTGGACGTGCTCGTCAACAACGCGGGAGTGATGGCGCCGCCCCGGTCACTGAGCGCGCAGGGCCATGAACTCCAGTTCGCCTGCAACCACTTGGGCCACTTCGCGCTCACCGGGCGGCTGCTGGGCCTGCTGTCCGCCGGGCGCGACCCCCGCGTGGTCACGGTGAGTTCGGCCAACCACCGGCAGGGGCGGCTCTTCCTCGACGACCTCTCGGGCGAGCGCAGGTACTCGCCGATGGGCTTCTACAACCAGTCGAAGTTCGCCAACGCGGTCTTCGGCCGGGAGCTCCACCTGCGGCTGACCGCGTCCGGCAGCCCGGTGCTCAGCCTGCTCGCCCACCCCGGCTACACCTCCACCAGCCTGCAGACGAGCGCACCGGTCGGCCTGGTGAAGCTGCTGTACGGCCGCCTGCTCACCCCGCTCGCCCAGACCCCCGCGCGCGGCGCCCTGCCGCAGCTGTACGCGGCGACCCACCCGGACGTGCGGGGCGGCGAGTTCATCGGGCCGGACGGCCCGGCCGAGCTGCGCGGCGGGCCGACCAGGGTGCGGCTGTCCCCCGAGGCGGCGGATGCCGGGACCGGCCGCCGCCTGTGGGAACTGTCGGAGCGGCTGACCGGCGTCCGGTTCACGTTCCCTGCGCCGGTCTAGGCCCTCATGCACCGCGACGCACCGCGGCCGGTGAAGCGCGTGCTTCACCGGCCGCGGCGTTGTTCCGTACGGTCAAACCTTGCCGGTGCAGATGGCGTCGTACGGCCGTCCCGGGCTCGGGAACAGCTCCAGCGGCTTGCTGCCGGCCGGGCACAGCTCGGCGGTCTTCGTCAGGTCGAGCACCTTGCTCACATTGCTGCCGCCACCGGCGCAGGCGACCTCCTTGGCCTGGTCGTTCACGCAGTCGCCCTTCACCAGCTGCCCGCCGCCCGCACCGGCGTCACCGGGGTGGTCGCCGCTCAGGTTGCGGCCGCAGATGGTCTTGCTGGGTATGCCGGTGCTTGCGTCGCCGGAACCGAAGGAGACCTTCACCGAGATGATCGCGTCCGTGCCGGCCGGGCACTGGATCGAGTCGGCGAACATGGCGCCGTCCTTGATCTCCAGGGCCTTGAGCGTCGCATTGGAGTCGTCGCAGTCCAGCGGCTGGTAGGCGTCCTTCTTGCTGCTGTCGGGACCGGCGCAGTCGCCGACCTTCCAGTCCTTGGCCTCATGGGTCCCGTCGCTCGACGACTTGTTGCAGGCGGTGGCCGCCCCCAGGACGAGTGCGACGGCCAGCACCGCCTTCGAGCCGTTCAGGAGAGCCTTGCGAGAGCCGCGTCGCGCGGGGGGAACGGTGCTGTTTCGGCTGCCGCCGTGGGGGTGCGTGCTGCCGTTGACTCTCATGCTGCTCCTTGAAGTTCGGGTATGTGGCGCGGCCCGCACAAGCACTCGGCGTGGCCCGCGCATGGTGGCGCGCGCGTGATGACGACAGGACCGGGCGCCACGGTTCCCGCTCCGGCGGATTCAGCTTCCCTGCGGGACCGGAGCGGCGAACTCCACGTCGGCGGCGCGCGCCACGACCTCCAGATCGCTGCCGAGGGCCCATTCGGCGACCCGCGAGACCGCGGCGGCCGGGACGGGGCCACTGATCCCCGGCGCGGCCGGGATGTCGTGCGTCGCGTGCGCGTCGTGCGGCATGACGACCCGGTACCCCAGCTCCAGCGCCGTACGGGCCGTCGCCTGTACGCACATCTCGGACATCACCCCGCAGACGGCGAGCGCCCGCACCCCCGCGTCCCTCAACAGGCCGTCCAGCGGCGTCCCGTGGAAGCCGTCGTCCCTGAGCTTGCGGATCACGACCTCCGTGTCCGAGGCGTCGACGCGGTGGTGAAGCTCCCAGCCGGGCGTGCCCGGTTCGTCCCCCGTCCCGGGCCGCCCGTCGTTCTGCACATGGACGACGAGCGCCCCGCCCTTCCGCGCCCGCGCGATCAGCCCCGCCGTCCGGTCCACGAGCCGGTCCGCCCCGGGCACCGCCCGTTCACCGACGACCGCGTCCGCCTGGACGTCCACAACGAGCAGTGCCTGTACGGGAAGTGCGCGATCGCTCATGCCGTCATCATGTCCGGCGGCACCGGTGCGCCTCCACCCGTTTTGGAGCCCTGCCCCAGGGCCGCCCGCCGCCCCGCCCCAGGGCCTCTCGTTTGGATCATGCCGGGCTCGCGAGGTATGGCACGCACACTCGCCGCGTTGTCGTCGGTCGCCAGGGCGCCGCCCTGACTCCCTCCTCCGCCTTGCGATCGCACGCACCAGACGCCGCTCCCTGATCCGGCCTGATCCAAACGAAAGACCCTAAGCCCTCAGCCCCACGACGCCCCAGCCCCGCCCGGCCGCTTCGGTGAGGACGTGTCCCCACTCCGCCAGCAGCCGGGCGAACTCGTCGAAGTCGGCGATCCAGCCGTCGGGTACCGCGGCGTGCTCGTCGAACGCCTCGCGCAGGCCTTCGAGCCGTGGCCGTACGCCCTCCCAGGTCGCGACCAGCTCCCGGACGCTCCGCGGTGACCGGGCGACCATCAGGCCGTACGTGCCTCCCGGGTCGTCGGCGAAGAAGTCCAGGTCCGTCCGCCCCGACTCGCCGTCCACGCCGTCCCAGATCAACCCGAGCAGGAAGCTGTCCAGCCCGGCCCGCAACAGCGGATCGGCGTGGTCCCGCACGTGTTCCCAGCGGTGCGTGGCCC
Coding sequences within it:
- the serC gene encoding phosphoserine transaminase — protein: MADIQIPADIKPADGRFGAGPSKVRTEALDALAATGTSLLGTSHRQAPVKNLVGAVRQGVRDLFSLPEGYEVILGNGGSTAFWDIATHGLIETKSQHLNFGEFSSKFAKAAKLAPWLADPTVIASDPGTHPDPRAEAGVDVYAFTHNETSTGVAAPVKRVAGADEGSLVLVDATSGAGGLPVDITESDVYYFAPQKSFASDGGLWIGVFSPAALERAARVHASGRHIPEFFSLPTAIDNSLKNQTYNTPALATLFLLNEQLTWMNTQGGLDFTTARTAASAQNLYGWAEESKYATPFVTDPAKRSQVIGTIDFADEIDATAVAKALRANGIVDTEPYRKLGRNQLRVAMFPAIDPSDVQALTACIDYVIEKL
- a CDS encoding Uma2 family endonuclease is translated as MAECRRGAGARVGGIITIAPLADARHAKVLTDVMVHLFAAGLDGEETDVLQKIGLWLPGGLEDYAIPDPAIVDADLDEHLVENNCYDPAVFRLVLEVTSSNYNNDLRNKVAAYAEAKIPVYVITDRRHGRVHALTEPIGGGYDSHQMYAPGQTVTLPESIGAPVTLDVDELVRAGRPRA
- a CDS encoding DUF4259 domain-containing protein — encoded protein: MGTWDTGHFDNDSAADFSGKIDDKPAAEREAVIRDALTAAIEADYLDSDEGAPAVAAAALVASQCPGGEPVTTPYGPDNPLPVLATDLRPLAVKALDAVLGENSELRELWDDAGDKEWAPGIARLREVLVAAAG
- a CDS encoding WD40 repeat domain-containing protein, with amino-acid sequence MRSYLTVPGAAALLLLFAGAAPAVADDGADRSFTIEDPRITESSGLAASRAHPGIYWTHNDSDDGPYVYAVDSRTGKTVATITMKGVGEPRDVEAISLGPDGDLYVGDIGDNLNGSWDHVWIYRFPEPKELKDATVRATQFDVKYADGPRNAEALMVHPKTGRVYIASKNEDGGGLYEGPERLTTGAANVFRRVGEVPWVTDGAFSPDGKELVLRSYFSARGYAFENGRLGADHAVSAPLQRQAESVTYTADGSALMFGSEGQQSDVERVDVENGGGSGGGQSPSGGGDSSASSAGAGNGGSGDVKGTTLTGVLVLAGIGFLVFRGRRRKGN
- a CDS encoding GDSL-type esterase/lipase family protein yields the protein MRFTFVGDSMTIGCAGDFTWRYRMWQHLTSTLGAPFAIVGPRSALYDTVAGAPVSHEYGAPDFPAGARAHLAGWGEGWLHMAPVIADTVAGHGTDVLLVSLGLIDLGFYTDSDRTALNARAFITAARTANPHVKMVLMPVIPNIRAESDAPFAAECDRFNELLAKAVADLDDPMSPVLLASRPPGYDIHDDTYDGTHPGPTGEHALAGAFADAMHQAWGLGGPYTARP
- a CDS encoding histidine phosphatase family protein, which translates into the protein MTGTATRHLYLVRHGEAAGEDDGSALTEAGRRQAQLLGRRLREHPISVVRHGPLTRAAETAKLIGGQLDGVPVRVTETADDYVPHFPDRAELPADSADRFMRFLEPCTAEERLRGPELARRALTELTGPPEGDEDVHELVVTHSFLVSWLMRDAMDAPKWRWLGLNHGNASLTVIRYAPGRPASVLVSNDMRHLPDELCWTGFPPELRV
- a CDS encoding helix-turn-helix domain-containing protein, translated to MADGAEHAERPDDEITTVLTGVGPRLRALRQERGTTLAQLSETTGISLSTLSRLESGGRKPTLELLLPLAKAYGVQLDELVGAPATGDPRIHFRPFTRDGMTFVPLTRHLGGLHAYKQILPGGRGSTGPLEQRVHEGYEWLYVLAGRLRLLLGEHDLVLTAGEVAEFDTRTPHAWASAGPDPVEFLSLFGQQGERMHVRARPSSNDG
- a CDS encoding TetR/AcrR family transcriptional regulator, which translates into the protein MTGVVVSRRNGVKQPMELLGSRDRLLRAGRELFGAYGYARTGVEELCARAKVPSHVFHQEFLSREVLLMALYDEVATHGLRAAENALMAEGMEDCPTTERVRRLFEAYVKAVTEDKCAARVAFVEVLGVSREVDNHLATWRAMWIEFLTSEAERAVRRGEAVARDHKVTVTVLNHAVDELMAHHGRRPRQVDAEWLTDELTRLSLAMILSS
- a CDS encoding class I SAM-dependent methyltransferase, with product MDRNIRSTDDVLRLMDGLFARGADRWTADAGSWWDGFYADREKPVPFFVAKPDENLVSYVERGLIAPGRVLDLGCGPGRNAIHLASLGFEVDAVDLSPSALAWAEDRAREAGADVRFHHGDVFELAATEPTLSGPYDLVHDSGCFHHLPPHRRISYLALLDRALAPGGGFALTCFASGEGGMGSELPDDAFYDREGLRGGLQGGLAYTPESLRRIFSGLTEIELRRMHDEPSDSPLFGEPFLWTALFRRPAAETT
- a CDS encoding acyl-CoA-like ligand-binding transcription factor; its protein translation is MAQRKRLLVSGELTEAALQLLASKGFDAVTVDEIVTAAGVSKRTFFRYFASKEDVVVQFLADMGAGMCEELAARPAGERPSVALLRAVSVSFAACSHPDHAERALRVVQLILRTPALRARFMERQAQWRDDLTAELTDRTGLGPDTDLYPQLAAGMALAAFDAVLRRWSDSDGAEDPAALLDRAFAVIAPALDAGGAAAS
- a CDS encoding oxidoreductase, with translation MTRQQQWTTEQIPDQTGRVSVVTGANSGLGLATARALALRGGHVILAVRDEEKGRRAAGEITAGQPDARLEVRRLDLADLESVRAFADRLHAEHPRLDVLVNNAGVMAPPRSLSAQGHELQFACNHLGHFALTGRLLGLLSAGRDPRVVTVSSANHRQGRLFLDDLSGERRYSPMGFYNQSKFANAVFGRELHLRLTASGSPVLSLLAHPGYTSTSLQTSAPVGLVKLLYGRLLTPLAQTPARGALPQLYAATHPDVRGGEFIGPDGPAELRGGPTRVRLSPEAADAGTGRRLWELSERLTGVRFTFPAPV
- a CDS encoding isochorismatase family protein, translating into MSDRALPVQALLVVDVQADAVVGERAVPGADRLVDRTAGLIARARKGGALVVHVQNDGRPGTGDEPGTPGWELHHRVDASDTEVVIRKLRDDGFHGTPLDGLLRDAGVRALAVCGVMSEMCVQATARTALELGYRVVMPHDAHATHDIPAAPGISGPVPAAAVSRVAEWALGSDLEVVARAADVEFAAPVPQGS